The Caldibacillus debilis DSM 16016 genome includes a window with the following:
- a CDS encoding chromate transporter, producing the protein MKYVQIFMAFFRSGILGFGGGPSAIPLVYKEVVEKYRWMKDEEFSDVVALGNTLPGPINTKIAGYIGYRVGGWPGMLIALFASVVPTVLLLIIFLTGLGASKDKPWVQGMSAAVLPVVAAMMAALALDFMKQAKSAMTWKGLILFTGGSFLVLQVFRWHPAIWIAALLAFAFFSGTAREQEQEKER; encoded by the coding sequence TTGAAGTATGTTCAAATTTTCATGGCTTTTTTCCGTTCGGGGATCCTGGGCTTCGGAGGGGGACCGAGCGCCATCCCCCTCGTTTATAAAGAAGTGGTGGAAAAATACCGCTGGATGAAGGATGAGGAATTTTCCGACGTGGTCGCCCTGGGGAACACGCTGCCCGGTCCGATCAACACAAAAATCGCCGGTTATATCGGTTACCGGGTGGGGGGATGGCCCGGGATGCTGATCGCCCTGTTCGCCTCCGTCGTCCCCACGGTCCTGCTGCTCATTATATTTTTAACGGGATTGGGCGCGTCGAAGGATAAACCGTGGGTGCAGGGGATGTCCGCGGCGGTGCTCCCGGTTGTTGCCGCCATGATGGCGGCTCTCGCCCTGGATTTTATGAAACAGGCGAAGTCCGCCATGACCTGGAAGGGCCTCATCCTGTTTACCGGGGGATCTTTCCTCGTTCTCCAGGTTTTCCGCTGGCATCCGGCGATATGGATCGCCGCGTTGCTGGCCTTTGCTTTCTTTTCCGGAACGGCGCGGGAACAGGAACAAGAAAAAGAACGGTAA
- a CDS encoding flagellar protein FliT produces the protein MEPLKQFYSLTEAFVAFLEKQGKEERDVTIERINRFLEEREELLKRIGPPFTDEDRALAEKIQALNEKLNDLLVREKAAIQEQLDQLKRQKEYRKKYRNPYRSPTAGGVFYDKKN, from the coding sequence ATGGAACCGTTAAAACAGTTTTATTCCCTGACGGAGGCGTTCGTCGCGTTTTTGGAAAAACAAGGAAAAGAGGAACGCGATGTTACGATCGAACGGATCAACCGTTTTTTGGAGGAGCGGGAGGAACTGTTAAAAAGGATCGGCCCGCCCTTTACCGATGAGGATCGGGCGCTGGCGGAAAAAATACAGGCCCTGAATGAAAAATTAAACGATCTGCTGGTACGGGAAAAGGCCGCCATCCAGGAACAGCTGGACCAATTGAAGCGGCAAAAGGAATACCGGAAAAAATACCGGAACCCGTACCGTTCCCCCACGGCAGGGGGCGTGTTTTACGATAAGAAAAATTAA
- a CDS encoding gamma-glutamyltransferase family protein: protein MDFLHYPHPSRRMAVFAKKGMVAASQPLAAQAGLEILKKGGNAVDAAIASAAALTVVEPASNGIGGDAFAILWYKGRLYGLNGSGPSPKSISVEAVKERGHEKMPAFGIIPVTVPGVPRSWAALSKRFGRLSLSEVLQPAIRYAREGYPVSPVLAKNWQAAYRRYSSLKGPEFQPWFDTFTLSGKPPQPGEVWASPDHARTLELIGKTEGESFYRGELAEKIDQFFRKHGGFLSGEDLADFSPEWVEPVSIPYRGYQIWELPPNGQGLVALMALNIVKQFPLERMDETEWFHHQIEALKLAFADGKAQITDPAFMKTEISRWLSEEYAKKRAAEVTSFASEPGPVSVPKGGTVYLATADEEGNMVSYIQSNYMGFGSGIVIPGTGIAMQNRGADFSLDEGHPNVLMPGKRTYHTIIPGFLTKGKEAVGPFGVMGGYMQPQGHMQVVMNLLDKHLNPQAALDAPRWQWLEGKKVAVEHGFPEHLAKALARKGHQIQVFLESDSFGRGQIIIRNPETGVYAGGTEPRTDGMIAVW from the coding sequence ATGGATTTCTTGCACTATCCTCACCCGTCCCGGAGAATGGCGGTGTTTGCGAAAAAAGGGATGGTCGCCGCTTCCCAGCCGCTGGCGGCTCAGGCGGGACTGGAGATTTTGAAAAAGGGAGGGAACGCCGTCGATGCGGCCATCGCCTCTGCAGCGGCCCTGACCGTCGTCGAACCGGCATCCAACGGCATCGGCGGGGACGCCTTTGCCATCCTCTGGTACAAAGGGAGGCTGTACGGACTGAACGGCAGCGGCCCCTCTCCGAAGTCCATTTCCGTTGAAGCCGTCAAAGAACGGGGACATGAAAAAATGCCCGCCTTCGGGATCATCCCGGTTACGGTCCCCGGCGTGCCGAGATCCTGGGCGGCATTGTCGAAGCGGTTCGGCCGGCTTTCCCTTTCCGAAGTTTTGCAGCCGGCGATCCGATATGCGAGGGAAGGTTACCCGGTGAGCCCGGTATTGGCGAAAAATTGGCAGGCGGCCTATCGCCGTTACAGCTCTTTAAAAGGGCCGGAGTTTCAGCCCTGGTTCGACACCTTCACCCTTTCCGGGAAGCCGCCGCAGCCGGGGGAAGTCTGGGCCTCGCCGGATCACGCCCGGACGCTGGAACTCATCGGGAAAACGGAAGGGGAAAGTTTTTACCGGGGGGAATTGGCGGAAAAAATCGACCAATTTTTCCGCAAACACGGGGGATTTTTATCCGGAGAAGATCTGGCGGATTTTTCGCCGGAATGGGTGGAACCGGTCAGCATCCCCTACCGGGGGTATCAAATCTGGGAACTGCCCCCGAACGGCCAAGGGCTGGTCGCCCTCATGGCTTTAAATATCGTAAAGCAGTTCCCCTTGGAACGGATGGATGAAACGGAATGGTTCCACCACCAAATCGAAGCGCTGAAGCTTGCCTTCGCCGACGGGAAGGCCCAGATCACCGACCCGGCCTTTATGAAGACGGAAATCTCCCGCTGGCTGTCCGAGGAATATGCGAAAAAACGGGCGGCGGAAGTCACCTCCTTCGCTTCCGAACCCGGGCCCGTTTCCGTACCGAAGGGCGGCACCGTCTATTTGGCAACCGCCGATGAAGAAGGGAATATGGTTTCCTATATCCAAAGCAATTACATGGGATTCGGATCCGGGATCGTGATCCCGGGCACCGGCATCGCCATGCAGAACCGCGGGGCCGATTTTTCCCTCGACGAAGGGCATCCCAACGTCCTGATGCCGGGGAAGCGGACCTATCACACGATCATTCCCGGATTTTTGACAAAGGGAAAGGAGGCGGTCGGCCCCTTCGGGGTCATGGGCGGTTATATGCAGCCCCAAGGCCATATGCAGGTGGTCATGAATTTGTTGGATAAGCATCTCAATCCCCAGGCCGCGTTGGACGCCCCCCGCTGGCAGTGGCTGGAGGGGAAAAAGGTGGCGGTGGAACACGGTTTCCCGGAACATCTGGCGAAGGCGCTGGCCCGCAAGGGGCACCAGATCCAGGTTTTCCTCGAGTCCGATTCCTTCGGCCGCGGCCAGATCATCATCCGGAATCCGGAAACCGGCGTTTATGCGGGAGGAACCGAACCGAGGACGGACGGCATGATCGCCGTCTGGTAA
- a CDS encoding YitT family protein: protein MGWADVLIGSAIIAVAFNVFFLPNEIAAGGVSGISTILNGLFRWEPAYVQWALNIPLFLAGVVVLGVRFGVKTLVGTLFLPFAVYLTRDWGPWTDNPLLAAVFGGIGVGLGLGIVFRGNASTGGTDLAAQILAKYTGLSLGNCVALIDGLIVLTAALVFNIEKGLLALIGLYITSKTIDAVQVGFSRSKMAIIITDKAEAVKEKILHNLDRGLTILKAYGGFTEEERNILLVVFDQTEFTNLKQMVKTVDTSAFVVVLDASEVLGKGFKTV, encoded by the coding sequence ATGGGCTGGGCCGACGTCCTGATCGGTTCGGCGATTATCGCCGTGGCTTTCAACGTATTTTTTCTCCCGAATGAAATCGCCGCCGGGGGGGTGAGCGGCATCAGCACCATCCTGAACGGATTGTTCCGCTGGGAACCGGCCTATGTCCAATGGGCCTTGAACATTCCCCTTTTCCTTGCCGGCGTTGTCGTTTTAGGGGTGCGTTTCGGGGTGAAAACCTTGGTCGGGACCTTGTTTTTGCCCTTTGCCGTCTATCTGACGCGGGACTGGGGGCCCTGGACGGACAATCCCCTGCTTGCCGCCGTCTTCGGCGGAATCGGCGTCGGGCTCGGGCTCGGCATCGTTTTTCGCGGAAACGCCTCGACCGGAGGAACGGATTTGGCCGCCCAAATATTGGCGAAATATACGGGCCTTTCCTTGGGAAACTGCGTCGCATTGATCGACGGCCTCATCGTCCTTACCGCCGCCCTTGTTTTCAACATCGAAAAAGGCCTCCTTGCCCTCATCGGATTATATATAACGAGCAAGACGATCGATGCCGTGCAAGTGGGGTTCAGCCGTTCCAAAATGGCCATCATTATCACGGACAAGGCGGAGGCCGTAAAGGAAAAGATCTTGCATAATCTCGACCGGGGGCTGACCATACTAAAGGCGTACGGAGGATTTACCGAAGAAGAGCGGAATATTTTGCTCGTCGTCTTCGATCAGACAGAATTCACAAATTTGAAACAAATGGTTAAAACCGTTGATACGTCTGCCTTTGTCGTCGTTTTGGACGCTTCCGAGGTCCTGGGAAAGGGTTTCAAAACCGTATAG
- the cccB gene encoding cytochrome c551 — translation MKKRLLSIAVGLFLLFGLAACGGSKDNGGGNESGGDGGTATASAEKLFEQKCSSCHGGDLKSGYAPDLDKIGSKYSKEEIEKIIEEGIGQMPKGLLQGDDAAKVAEWLAQKK, via the coding sequence ATGAAGAAGAGACTTTTGTCGATCGCCGTCGGATTGTTTCTCCTGTTCGGATTGGCGGCTTGCGGCGGGTCGAAGGATAACGGCGGCGGAAATGAATCCGGAGGAGACGGCGGAACGGCCACGGCCAGCGCCGAAAAGCTTTTCGAACAAAAATGTTCGTCCTGCCACGGCGGGGATTTGAAGAGCGGTTATGCTCCCGACTTGGACAAAATCGGTTCCAAATATTCCAAAGAGGAAATTGAAAAGATCATTGAGGAAGGAATCGGACAAATGCCGAAAGGATTGCTTCAAGGCGATGATGCGGCGAAAGTGGCCGAATGGCTGGCGCAAAAGAAATAG
- the ftsX gene encoding permease-like cell division protein FtsX, whose translation MKIRTIGRHAKESWKSIFRNGWMTFASISSVTVTLLMVGVFYVILMNLNQVAKSIEEDVKIKVLIDSAADKAMQEQLEAKIKSIPEVDTVTFSSKDHELQQLIKSFGEDGKIFQLYEQENPLYDAFIVTTKVPEDTIKVAEQIEKMDNVYRVNYGKGNVEKLFKIINISRNVGLVLILGLLFTAVFLISNTIKITIVSRRREIEIMRLVGATNGFIRWPFFLEGLWLGMMGAILPIALIITVYKYAYDFLEPKLRGHFIQILDFHPFAYQVGGLLLFLGCLIGIWGSMMSVRKFLNI comes from the coding sequence ATGAAAATTAGGACCATTGGCCGTCATGCGAAGGAAAGCTGGAAAAGCATCTTCAGAAACGGCTGGATGACATTCGCATCGATCAGTTCGGTGACGGTCACCTTATTAATGGTCGGCGTGTTTTACGTCATCTTGATGAACCTCAATCAGGTGGCGAAATCCATCGAAGAAGATGTGAAGATCAAGGTTTTGATCGATTCGGCGGCCGACAAGGCCATGCAGGAACAATTGGAAGCAAAAATCAAGTCCATTCCGGAAGTCGACACGGTCACCTTCTCTTCGAAGGATCATGAGCTGCAACAATTGATTAAAAGTTTCGGAGAAGACGGGAAAATCTTCCAATTGTACGAGCAGGAAAACCCTTTGTATGACGCCTTCATCGTGACGACAAAAGTTCCCGAAGACACGATCAAAGTGGCGGAACAGATCGAGAAGATGGACAATGTGTACCGGGTCAATTACGGAAAGGGAAATGTGGAAAAGCTGTTCAAGATCATCAACATCAGCCGCAACGTCGGGTTGGTCCTCATTCTCGGCCTGTTGTTCACGGCGGTTTTCCTCATCTCCAACACGATCAAAATCACCATCGTCTCCCGCAGAAGGGAAATCGAAATCATGCGCCTGGTCGGGGCGACGAACGGATTCATCCGCTGGCCCTTTTTCCTGGAAGGGTTATGGCTCGGCATGATGGGGGCGATTTTGCCCATCGCGTTGATTATCACCGTTTATAAATATGCTTACGATTTTCTCGAGCCGAAACTGCGGGGACATTTTATCCAAATCCTCGATTTCCATCCCTTCGCCTACCAAGTGGGCGGGCTGCTGCTTTTCCTCGGCTGCCTGATCGGGATCTGGGGGAGCATGATGTCCGTCCGCAAGTTCCTGAATATCTAG
- the secA gene encoding preprotein translocase subunit SecA: MAGILTKLFDLNKRELKRLEKIADQIDALSGEMKRLPDSALKAKTDEFKNRLAKGETLDDLLVEAYAVVREASRRVLGLYPFKVQLMGAVVLHEGNIAEMKTGEGKTLTSTMPVYLNALTGEGVHVVTVNDYLAKRDATEMGKIYEFLGLSVGLNLPEMSREEKQKAYQADVTYGTNNEFGFDYLRDNMVLYKEHMVQRPLNYAIIDEVDSILIDEARTPLIISGSAKKSNELYIQANAFVRTLKKDVDFTLDEKTKTVQLTEEGINKAERAFGIDNLFDINHVTLNHHINQALRANYIMQRDVDYVVQDGEIIIVDPFTGRLMKGRRYSDGLHQAIEAKEGVPIQNESMTLATITFQNYFRMYKKLAGMTGTAKTEEEEFRNIYNMNVVVIPTNKPVIREDRPDLIYATMEGKFKAVVEDIARRHAKGQPVLVGTVAIETSELLSKMLTKRGIKHNVLNAKNHAREAEIIAQAGQKGAVTIATNMAGRGTDIKLGEGVKELGGLAVIGTERHESRRIDNQLRGRSGRQGDPGVTQFYLSLEDELMRRFGSDSIKGMMQRFGMDDSQPIQSKMVSKAVESAQKRVEGNNFDARKQLLQYDDVIRQQREIIYKQRYEVITSDNLRDIIEEMILTVIKRHVQDFANENADPEDWNLEGLVDYVSANLLPENDVTVDDLKGKEPEEMVRFIFDKVKMRYDEKEQQLGPEKMREFEKVITLRAVDSKWMDHIDAMDQLRQGIHLRAYGQIDPLREYQQEGFQMFESMIEAIEEDVAKYIMKAEIVSNLKREEVAKGQAVIPKSDGEKPKQKPIRKTVHIGRNDPCFCGSGKKYKHCHGKTV; the protein is encoded by the coding sequence ATGGCAGGCATTTTAACTAAACTATTCGACCTGAACAAACGGGAACTGAAAAGATTGGAAAAGATCGCCGATCAGATCGACGCCCTTTCCGGCGAGATGAAACGGCTGCCGGATTCGGCGTTGAAGGCGAAAACCGACGAGTTCAAAAACCGGCTCGCCAAGGGCGAAACCCTTGATGACCTGTTGGTGGAAGCCTACGCCGTCGTCCGGGAAGCTTCCCGGCGCGTTCTTGGATTATATCCCTTTAAAGTGCAATTGATGGGCGCCGTTGTTTTGCACGAAGGAAACATCGCCGAGATGAAAACCGGGGAAGGGAAGACCCTGACCTCCACCATGCCGGTCTATTTGAACGCCTTGACGGGCGAGGGCGTCCATGTGGTGACGGTCAACGACTATCTGGCGAAACGGGACGCGACGGAAATGGGGAAGATTTACGAATTCCTCGGCCTTTCCGTCGGTTTAAATTTGCCGGAAATGAGCCGGGAAGAAAAACAAAAAGCCTATCAGGCGGACGTCACCTACGGAACGAACAATGAGTTCGGCTTCGACTACCTCCGCGATAACATGGTCTTGTACAAAGAACATATGGTGCAGCGGCCGCTGAATTACGCGATCATCGACGAAGTCGACTCGATCTTGATCGACGAAGCCCGCACCCCGCTGATCATTTCCGGTTCGGCGAAAAAATCGAACGAATTGTACATTCAGGCCAACGCCTTCGTCCGCACGTTGAAAAAAGACGTGGACTTCACCTTGGACGAAAAAACGAAAACCGTCCAGCTGACGGAAGAAGGAATCAACAAGGCGGAACGGGCCTTCGGCATCGACAACCTTTTCGACATCAATCACGTCACCCTGAACCATCATATCAATCAGGCGCTGAGGGCCAATTACATCATGCAAAGGGACGTCGATTATGTGGTTCAAGACGGCGAGATCATCATCGTCGATCCCTTCACCGGGCGCCTGATGAAAGGGCGGAGATACAGCGACGGCCTCCATCAGGCGATCGAGGCGAAGGAAGGGGTCCCGATCCAAAACGAAAGCATGACCTTGGCGACGATCACCTTCCAAAACTATTTCCGGATGTATAAAAAGCTGGCGGGGATGACCGGTACGGCCAAAACGGAAGAGGAAGAATTCCGGAACATTTACAATATGAACGTCGTCGTCATCCCGACGAACAAGCCGGTCATCCGGGAAGACCGCCCGGATTTGATCTACGCCACGATGGAAGGGAAATTTAAGGCGGTCGTGGAAGACATCGCCCGCCGCCATGCCAAAGGGCAGCCCGTCCTCGTCGGCACCGTCGCCATCGAGACTTCGGAATTGCTTTCGAAGATGCTGACGAAACGCGGGATCAAGCACAATGTTTTGAATGCGAAAAACCATGCCCGGGAAGCGGAAATCATCGCCCAGGCCGGACAAAAAGGGGCGGTGACGATCGCCACGAACATGGCCGGCCGCGGTACGGACATCAAGCTGGGCGAAGGCGTGAAAGAATTGGGCGGATTGGCGGTCATCGGGACGGAACGCCATGAAAGCCGCCGGATCGACAATCAGCTCCGCGGCCGTTCCGGCCGTCAGGGGGATCCCGGCGTCACCCAATTTTACCTGTCTTTGGAAGACGAGCTGATGCGCCGCTTCGGTTCCGACAGCATCAAAGGAATGATGCAGCGCTTCGGCATGGACGACAGCCAGCCGATCCAAAGCAAGATGGTGTCCAAGGCCGTCGAATCCGCGCAAAAACGGGTGGAAGGCAACAACTTCGACGCCCGCAAGCAGCTGCTGCAATATGACGATGTCATCCGCCAGCAGCGGGAAATCATTTACAAACAGCGGTATGAAGTGATCACTTCCGACAATTTGCGGGATATTATCGAAGAGATGATCCTGACGGTCATTAAGCGCCACGTGCAGGATTTCGCCAACGAAAACGCCGATCCGGAAGATTGGAATCTGGAAGGCCTGGTCGATTACGTCAGCGCCAATCTCCTTCCGGAAAACGACGTGACCGTGGATGACTTAAAAGGCAAAGAACCGGAAGAAATGGTCCGATTCATTTTCGACAAAGTCAAGATGCGCTACGATGAAAAGGAACAGCAATTGGGACCGGAAAAAATGCGGGAATTTGAAAAAGTCATCACCTTGCGGGCCGTCGACTCCAAATGGATGGACCATATCGACGCGATGGACCAGCTGCGCCAGGGCATCCATCTGCGGGCGTACGGGCAAATCGACCCGCTGAGGGAGTATCAACAGGAAGGTTTCCAAATGTTTGAAAGCATGATCGAGGCCATCGAGGAAGACGTGGCGAAATATATCATGAAAGCGGAGATCGTCAGCAACCTGAAGCGGGAAGAAGTGGCGAAAGGCCAGGCGGTCATCCCGAAATCCGACGGGGAAAAGCCGAAGCAAAAACCGATACGGAAAACGGTGCATATCGGCCGCAACGACCCGTGTTTTTGCGGAAGCGGGAAAAAATATAAGCATTGCCACGGAAAGACGGTTTAA
- the prfB gene encoding peptide chain release factor 2 (programmed frameshift) → MELFEIRQELEKTAKRLADFRGSLDLQGKEAKIAQLEEKMLAPGFWDDQRKAQEVINELNGLKDQVQTFTSLEKAYEDLELAYELVKEEEDKELKEELEADLKQLKTKLNEFELQLLLSGPYDKNNAILELHPGAGGTESQDWGAMLLRMYTRWAEKKGFKVETLDYLPGDEAGIKSVTLLIKGRNAYGYLKAEKGVHRLVRISPFDASGRRHTSFVSCEVMPEFDEDIQIEIRPEELKIDTYRSSGAGGQHVNTTDSAVRITHLPTGIVVTCQSERSQIQNREKALNMLKGKLYQRKLEEQERQLNELRGEQKEIGWGNQIRSYVFHPYSLVKDHRTNVETGNIQSVMDGEIDLFIDAYLRSQLG, encoded by the exons ATGGAACTGTTTGAAATCAGGCAGGAATTGGAAAAAACCGCTAAGCGATTAGCGGATTTCAGGGGGTCTCTT GACTTACAGGGCAAAGAAGCGAAGATCGCCCAACTGGAAGAAAAAATGCTGGCCCCCGGATTTTGGGATGACCAGAGGAAGGCCCAGGAAGTCATCAATGAATTGAACGGGTTAAAGGACCAAGTCCAGACTTTCACTTCCTTGGAAAAGGCCTACGAAGATCTGGAGCTCGCCTACGAGCTCGTAAAGGAAGAGGAAGACAAGGAATTGAAGGAAGAGCTGGAAGCGGATCTCAAACAGTTGAAAACGAAATTAAACGAATTCGAATTGCAATTGCTTTTGAGCGGGCCTTACGACAAAAACAACGCCATATTGGAACTCCACCCCGGCGCCGGGGGAACCGAATCCCAAGACTGGGGCGCGATGCTTTTGCGGATGTATACGCGCTGGGCGGAGAAGAAAGGCTTCAAAGTCGAGACCCTGGATTATCTGCCCGGCGACGAGGCGGGGATCAAAAGCGTCACCTTGTTGATCAAAGGGCGCAACGCTTACGGTTATTTGAAAGCGGAAAAAGGCGTCCACCGGCTCGTCCGCATCTCGCCTTTCGACGCCTCCGGACGGCGGCACACCTCCTTTGTTTCCTGCGAAGTCATGCCGGAATTCGATGAGGACATTCAAATCGAAATCCGTCCGGAAGAGCTGAAGATCGATACGTACCGTTCCAGCGGGGCCGGCGGGCAGCACGTGAACACCACCGATTCGGCGGTGCGCATCACCCACCTGCCGACGGGCATCGTCGTCACCTGCCAGTCGGAACGTTCGCAGATCCAAAACCGGGAAAAGGCGTTGAACATGTTGAAAGGGAAGCTCTATCAGCGGAAATTGGAAGAGCAGGAAAGGCAGCTGAATGAACTGCGGGGAGAACAGAAGGAAATCGGATGGGGGAACCAAATCCGTTCCTATGTTTTCCATCCTTATTCCCTTGTGAAAGATCACCGCACCAACGTGGAAACGGGGAACATCCAAAGCGTAATGGACGGTGAAATCGATTTGTTCATTGACGCCTATCTGCGTTCGCAGCTCGGTTAA
- a CDS encoding chromate transporter, producing the protein MIYWQIFLAFFIPGIFGYGGGPSSIPLVEAEVVDRYHWMTSREFSEMLAIANALPGPIATKMAGYIGYMQGGILGLLVALFATIAPSLLLMIALLSLLLRHKDSPRVKKMSVFVRPAIAVLIGILAFEFAFESAEKIGGWKTFVLAAVSFYLLEKKKIHPLYVIAGALLYGAFFLS; encoded by the coding sequence ATGATCTACTGGCAAATTTTCCTCGCATTTTTTATTCCCGGTATCTTCGGCTACGGGGGAGGACCATCGTCGATTCCGCTCGTGGAAGCGGAAGTGGTCGACCGTTATCATTGGATGACGAGCAGGGAATTCAGCGAAATGCTGGCGATCGCCAACGCTTTGCCCGGTCCGATCGCGACGAAAATGGCCGGGTATATCGGCTACATGCAGGGGGGCATCCTCGGCTTATTGGTTGCCTTGTTTGCCACCATCGCTCCGTCGCTCCTGCTGATGATCGCTCTGTTAAGCCTGCTTTTAAGGCATAAGGATTCGCCCCGGGTGAAAAAGATGAGCGTCTTCGTCCGCCCGGCCATTGCCGTTTTGATCGGAATCTTGGCTTTCGAATTCGCCTTTGAGTCCGCGGAAAAAATCGGCGGCTGGAAAACTTTCGTCCTCGCCGCTGTCAGTTTTTATTTGCTGGAAAAGAAAAAAATCCACCCGCTGTATGTCATCGCGGGCGCATTGCTTTACGGGGCCTTCTTCCTGTCCTGA
- the ftsE gene encoding cell division ATP-binding protein FtsE, with translation MIIMKNVYKKYPNGVVAVNGIDVTISQGEFVYVVGASGAGKSTFIKLMYREEKPTKGTIIVNGLDITKMRSSKIPLLRRNIGVVFQDFKLLPKLTVYENIAFALEVIEESPRVIRKKVLEVLDLVNLKHKARMFPTELSGGEQQRVSIARSIVNSPSVVIADEPTGNLDPETSWGIMQIFEEINTRGTTVIMATHNKEIVNTIKHRVIEIDGGMIVRDEQRGGYNNEN, from the coding sequence ATGATCATCATGAAAAATGTATATAAAAAATATCCGAATGGGGTCGTCGCCGTAAACGGAATCGACGTGACCATCAGCCAAGGCGAATTCGTTTACGTAGTCGGCGCCAGCGGAGCGGGGAAATCTACCTTTATTAAATTGATGTACCGGGAAGAGAAGCCGACCAAGGGCACGATCATTGTCAACGGGCTGGACATCACGAAAATGAGAAGCAGCAAAATTCCGCTCTTGCGCCGGAATATCGGCGTCGTCTTCCAGGATTTCAAACTGCTTCCGAAACTGACGGTCTATGAAAATATCGCCTTTGCCCTGGAAGTCATCGAAGAATCGCCGCGGGTGATCCGCAAAAAAGTGTTGGAAGTGCTGGATCTGGTCAATTTGAAGCACAAGGCGCGGATGTTTCCGACGGAGCTTTCCGGCGGGGAACAGCAGCGGGTGTCCATCGCCCGTTCCATCGTCAATTCGCCGAGCGTGGTCATAGCGGACGAGCCGACCGGAAACCTGGATCCGGAAACTTCCTGGGGGATCATGCAAATTTTTGAAGAGATCAACACGAGGGGAACAACGGTGATCATGGCCACTCATAATAAGGAGATCGTCAATACGATCAAGCACCGGGTTATCGAAATCGACGGCGGCATGATCGTCCGGGATGAGCAGCGGGGAGGATACAACAATGAAAATTAG
- the hpf gene encoding ribosome hibernation-promoting factor, HPF/YfiA family yields the protein MNYNIRGENIEVTPALRDYAEKKISKLERYFTEVPDTNVYVNLKVYNDKSTKVEVTIPLPNLVLRAEEVNEDMYAGIDLIADKLERQIRKHKTKVNRKLREKGSAKEMFVNVSSGPKEEESEIEIVRTKRFDLKPMDSEEAILQMNLLGHNFFVFTDVETNKPAVVYRRKDGKYGLIETN from the coding sequence ATGAATTATAACATTCGCGGCGAAAATATCGAAGTGACTCCGGCTTTGCGGGACTACGCGGAAAAAAAGATTTCCAAATTGGAGCGTTATTTTACGGAAGTCCCGGATACGAACGTGTACGTAAATTTGAAGGTGTACAATGACAAATCGACGAAAGTGGAAGTAACGATCCCCCTTCCCAATCTCGTGCTGCGGGCGGAAGAAGTCAACGAGGATATGTATGCGGGGATTGATTTGATCGCAGATAAATTGGAACGGCAAATCCGCAAGCATAAAACGAAAGTGAACCGCAAGCTTCGCGAAAAGGGCAGCGCGAAGGAAATGTTCGTAAACGTTTCTTCCGGGCCGAAGGAAGAAGAAAGCGAAATCGAAATCGTGCGAACGAAACGGTTCGACCTGAAACCGATGGACAGCGAAGAAGCGATTTTGCAAATGAATTTGCTCGGCCATAACTTCTTCGTCTTCACCGATGTCGAAACGAACAAACCGGCGGTCGTATACCGGAGAAAGGACGGAAAATACGGATTGATTGAAACCAATTGA